A genomic window from Dehalococcoidia bacterium includes:
- a CDS encoding alpha/beta fold hydrolase, whose product MSATAKNKERYVQTLGVRTRYVDAGTGDPVVLIHGLGMSVASWRANISPLSGKRHVLAVDLPGHGYSEMPPERYSLKFGVRFMDAFLDAVGLARVSLVGESMGGLVALNYALERPERVARLVLVDSGGLGREVALFLRVLSIPLLGEALIDPGLKGTRALLRLLLHRSNWHLITDDLVQDVAAARTRPGNKQALLAALRTGVNVWGQKTDFILAARLPRLQAPLLTVWGAQDGVIPVSHAHRAHQAAPGSRLQVFDQCGHWPQMEKADQFNALIDEFLQP is encoded by the coding sequence ATGAGCGCCACGGCTAAAAACAAGGAGCGCTACGTGCAGACGCTGGGCGTCCGCACTCGCTACGTAGACGCGGGCACGGGCGATCCTGTCGTGCTCATCCACGGGCTGGGCATGTCCGTTGCCTCGTGGCGCGCCAATATCAGCCCGCTGTCGGGCAAGCGCCACGTCCTGGCGGTGGACTTGCCGGGCCACGGGTACTCGGAGATGCCGCCCGAGCGGTACAGCCTGAAGTTCGGCGTCCGCTTCATGGACGCGTTTCTGGACGCGGTGGGGCTGGCCCGCGTGAGCCTGGTGGGCGAGTCCATGGGCGGGCTGGTGGCCCTGAACTATGCCCTGGAGCGGCCAGAGCGAGTAGCCCGCCTGGTGCTGGTGGACAGCGGCGGACTGGGGCGTGAGGTGGCGCTCTTCCTCCGGGTGCTCAGCATCCCGCTGCTGGGAGAGGCGCTGATTGACCCGGGCCTGAAAGGGACCCGCGCGCTTCTGCGGCTGCTGCTGCACCGGTCCAACTGGCATCTGATAACCGATGATCTTGTCCAGGATGTGGCGGCGGCGCGCACCCGGCCGGGAAACAAACAGGCGCTGCTGGCGGCCCTGCGGACCGGCGTGAACGTGTGGGGCCAGAAGACGGATTTCATACTGGCGGCCCGCCTGCCGCGCTTGCAGGCGCCGCTCCTGACGGTGTGGGGCGCGCAGGACGGAGTGATCCCCGTGTCCCATGCGCACCGGGCCCATCAGGCGGCGCCAGGGTCTCGACTGCAGGTCTTCGACCAGTGCGGGCACTGGCCGCAAATGGAGAAGGCCGACCAGTTCAACGCGCTAATCGATGAGTTCCTCCAGCCGTAG
- a CDS encoding VTT domain-containing protein, with product MPEDVTSQREQTTGEKPTSARPFLKPSKRDIAVAVAAVALFVGLTVLAYVFRGYLEHIDSTVRNIGYPAVFLISFLSSASVFLPLPGPVVVLVGGSVLSPVPVALVAALGAALGELTSYAMGYGGHAVAQNTGPYKTISGWMRKRGWPILFLLAAIPNPVFDAAGIAAGVLRYPVWLFFVIVLAGQIVKFLAFAFAGALGLPMFLYFLDRRL from the coding sequence ATGCCAGAAGACGTGACAAGCCAGCGTGAGCAGACGACCGGAGAAAAGCCGACCTCCGCCCGTCCGTTTCTCAAGCCCAGCAAACGGGACATCGCGGTGGCCGTCGCGGCCGTGGCGCTCTTCGTGGGTCTCACCGTGCTCGCATATGTCTTCCGAGGTTATCTGGAGCACATCGACAGCACGGTCCGGAACATAGGCTACCCCGCGGTCTTTCTCATCTCCTTTCTCAGCAGCGCCTCCGTGTTTCTTCCTCTGCCAGGGCCAGTGGTCGTCCTTGTGGGAGGTTCAGTCCTCAGCCCCGTGCCGGTAGCCCTTGTGGCGGCCCTGGGCGCGGCCCTGGGGGAACTCACGTCTTATGCGATGGGATATGGCGGACACGCCGTCGCCCAGAACACGGGGCCTTACAAGACCATCTCCGGCTGGATGCGCAAGAGAGGCTGGCCTATCCTTTTCCTGCTCGCGGCGATACCCAACCCCGTCTTCGACGCAGCGGGCATAGCCGCCGGCGTGCTGCGATACCCGGTGTGGCTATTCTTTGTCATTGTGCTGGCGGGACAGATCGTGAAGTTCCTGGCGTTCGCGTTCGCAGGGGCACTGGGTTTGCCCATGTTTTTATATTTTCTGGACAGAAGATTGTAA
- a CDS encoding PIN domain nuclease, with translation MVVNLLVRLIGLVVCGYGGWRLGQVAAGLASASEPRIWVAAFVAAGALVGFFIAPLPVILPARWLMKSLKEVPTATLFASIVGLVLGLLVATLLALPLSVLPGLLGMVLPIVVAIIMGYLGVSVLLAREHDILQILNIPSEPALVDVKGSVRTNGASRNGHSQVVMDTSAIIDGRVADIAQTGFLHGTLVVPQFVLDELRHIADSSDPLRRNRGRRGLEMLNKLRKNAEVPVVVMDVPLPDVAEVDAKLVKLAVKLHSPILTTDYNLNRVAEIQGIKVLNVNELANALKPVVLPGEEMPLRVIQEGKEAGQGIGFLDDGTMVVVESGRRYINTDINVVVTRVLQTAAGRIIFALPRAA, from the coding sequence GTGGTTGTCAACCTACTGGTGCGGCTTATCGGGCTGGTCGTCTGCGGGTACGGCGGATGGCGGCTTGGTCAGGTTGCCGCGGGTCTAGCGAGCGCTTCAGAACCGCGTATCTGGGTCGCGGCCTTTGTTGCAGCCGGGGCGCTTGTCGGATTCTTCATAGCTCCCCTGCCGGTCATCCTGCCTGCTCGGTGGCTCATGAAGAGCCTCAAGGAAGTCCCCACAGCCACGCTTTTCGCCAGCATCGTCGGGCTTGTCCTGGGACTGCTGGTAGCGACGCTCCTCGCCCTTCCTTTGTCCGTACTGCCGGGCCTGTTGGGCATGGTGCTGCCCATCGTCGTGGCGATCATCATGGGCTACCTCGGCGTGTCCGTGCTCCTGGCCCGAGAGCACGACATCCTCCAGATACTGAACATACCATCTGAACCCGCCCTGGTGGACGTGAAGGGCAGCGTGCGGACAAACGGGGCATCCCGCAACGGACACAGCCAGGTAGTGATGGACACGAGCGCCATCATCGACGGGCGCGTGGCCGACATCGCGCAGACCGGTTTCCTCCACGGCACGCTGGTCGTCCCCCAGTTCGTGCTGGACGAGCTGCGCCACATTGCGGACTCCAGCGACCCGCTGCGGCGCAATCGAGGCCGCCGGGGATTGGAGATGCTCAACAAGCTCCGCAAGAACGCGGAAGTCCCTGTTGTGGTCATGGACGTCCCGCTGCCCGACGTCGCGGAAGTGGACGCGAAGCTGGTGAAGCTGGCCGTGAAGCTGCACAGCCCCATCCTGACGACGGACTACAATCTGAACCGCGTGGCTGAAATCCAGGGCATCAAGGTGCTCAACGTCAACGAGCTGGCGAACGCGCTCAAGCCCGTCGTTCTTCCGGGAGAGGAGATGCCTCTGCGGGTTATACAGGAGGGCAAGGAGGCGGGCCAGGGCATCGGCTTCCTGGACGACGGGACGATGGTGGTGGTGGAAAGCGGCAGACGCTACATCAATACGGACATCAACGTGGTCGTGACCCGAGTCCTTCAGACGGCCGCGGGCCGCATCATCTTCGCTCTACCCCGGGCCGCCTGA
- the ispD gene encoding 2-C-methyl-D-erythritol 4-phosphate cytidylyltransferase — translation MGGASPGSHPVAPADVGAIIVAAGRSVRMNGTDKMFAPVLGRPLLAHTVAAFESCPAVGSIVLVVAEDSVAQAQSLAKAEGWRKVSRIIAGGARRQDSVKRGLQGLPPCRWVVVHDGARPCVEAQTIERGLEAAQRAEAAVAAVPVTDTIKRVDAEQRVVETLERGQLWAAQTPQVFRRDLLTRAHNDVDAEVTDDAALVERLGHPVVAYMGSYRNIKVTTVDDLALAEAYLREAALPRKGA, via the coding sequence ATGGGCGGCGCTTCCCCAGGCTCCCATCCGGTCGCTCCGGCCGACGTGGGAGCTATTATTGTGGCCGCGGGCCGCAGCGTCCGCATGAACGGCACCGACAAGATGTTCGCGCCGGTGTTAGGCCGGCCCCTGCTGGCGCACACGGTGGCCGCCTTCGAGTCGTGTCCCGCTGTCGGCAGCATCGTGCTGGTGGTCGCGGAGGACAGCGTAGCGCAGGCGCAATCACTGGCGAAAGCGGAGGGCTGGCGCAAGGTGTCCCGCATCATCGCGGGCGGGGCGCGACGCCAGGACTCGGTCAAGCGCGGGCTGCAGGGCCTGCCCCCGTGCCGGTGGGTCGTGGTGCACGATGGAGCGCGTCCGTGCGTTGAGGCCCAGACAATTGAGCGAGGGTTGGAAGCGGCGCAGCGCGCGGAAGCCGCCGTCGCGGCGGTCCCGGTGACGGACACCATCAAACGGGTGGACGCTGAGCAGCGCGTCGTGGAGACGCTGGAGCGGGGCCAGCTCTGGGCGGCCCAGACTCCCCAGGTCTTCCGCCGCGACCTGCTGACGCGGGCGCACAATGACGTTGACGCCGAGGTAACGGACGACGCGGCGCTGGTCGAGCGGCTGGGACACCCCGTGGTGGCCTACATGGGTTCGTACCGGAACATCAAGGTGACGACGGTGGACGACCTCGCCCTGGCGGAAGCGTACCTGCGGGAAGCGGCTCTTCCGCGGAAGGGGGCGTGA
- the ispF gene encoding 2-C-methyl-D-erythritol 2,4-cyclodiphosphate synthase: MRVGIGFDVHPLEAGRKLVLAGVDIPFEKGLAGHSDGDALTHAVVDALLGAAALGDIGTHFPSSDPRYRAVRSLLLLERVAGMLRDKGWRIENVDATIVAERPRLTPFVEAMRKGLGAALDLPIDRVGVKAKTTDGLGYAGRGEGITAYAVALLEQAS, encoded by the coding sequence ATGCGCGTGGGTATCGGCTTCGACGTACATCCGCTGGAGGCAGGACGCAAGCTCGTCCTGGCCGGAGTGGATATCCCCTTCGAGAAAGGGTTGGCGGGCCACAGTGACGGCGATGCGCTGACCCATGCGGTGGTGGACGCGCTGCTGGGCGCCGCCGCCCTGGGAGACATCGGGACGCACTTCCCGTCGTCCGACCCGCGGTACAGGGCGGTGCGCAGCCTGCTCCTGCTGGAGCGCGTGGCCGGGATGCTGCGGGACAAGGGATGGCGCATTGAGAACGTGGATGCTACAATAGTCGCCGAGCGACCGCGGCTGACGCCTTTCGTCGAGGCGATGCGCAAGGGCCTCGGCGCGGCGCTGGACCTCCCGATAGACAGAGTGGGAGTGAAGGCCAAGACGACAGACGGGCTGGGCTACGCCGGACGCGGAGAGGGGATCACCGCATACGCCGTTGCGTTGCTGGAGCAGGCATCATAG
- the cysS gene encoding cysteine--tRNA ligase, whose translation MSAVRIYNTLSAQKEDFLPRGDPVRMYVCGVTPYDSSHVGHAMSYIIFDALRRYMEWRGYKVRHVQNFTDIDDKIIERAKRLSVSPHDLAERYIAEYFSVMDALNIQRAHVYPRATEEVPQILDIVRGLVDKGYAYASGGDVYFRVTQKSDYGKLSHRALDDMQAGARVEVGAAKEHPMDFTLWKAAKPGEPSWESPWGQGRPGWHIECSAMSLRYLGEQVDIHGGGQDLVFPHHENEIAQSEAFTGKTPFARYWVHNGLLQVSEDKMSKSLGNIVPVRDALARFSPDAMRLFVLSSHYHKPLTYDEAAIASMERGAARLRSAVEVPGSGAADALDPQPYRDRFTTSMDDDFNTPQAQAALFDLAREVNRARDAGVDVAQAQTALREMAGVLGLTLRPREGGDLLEAQPFIDLLVETRKGLRAARQYALADSIRDRLTELGVVLEDGPQGTLWKHKGP comes from the coding sequence ATGAGCGCTGTCCGCATCTACAACACGCTGAGCGCGCAGAAAGAGGACTTCCTCCCGCGGGGCGACCCCGTGCGGATGTACGTCTGCGGCGTGACCCCGTATGACTCCAGCCACGTGGGCCACGCCATGAGCTACATCATCTTCGACGCGCTGCGGCGCTACATGGAGTGGCGCGGGTACAAGGTGCGCCACGTCCAGAACTTCACCGACATTGACGACAAGATCATTGAGCGGGCCAAACGGCTGAGCGTCAGCCCGCACGACCTGGCCGAGCGCTACATCGCCGAGTACTTCTCCGTCATGGACGCGCTGAACATCCAGCGCGCGCACGTCTATCCCCGCGCGACGGAGGAGGTCCCTCAAATCCTCGACATCGTGCGCGGGCTGGTTGACAAAGGCTACGCCTACGCGTCCGGCGGCGACGTTTACTTCCGCGTCACGCAGAAGTCCGACTACGGCAAGCTCTCCCACAGGGCGCTGGACGATATGCAGGCGGGAGCACGAGTGGAGGTGGGGGCCGCCAAGGAGCACCCCATGGACTTCACCCTGTGGAAGGCCGCCAAACCCGGCGAGCCTTCGTGGGAAAGCCCGTGGGGCCAGGGCAGGCCGGGGTGGCACATCGAGTGCTCCGCTATGTCGCTGCGCTACCTTGGCGAGCAGGTGGACATCCACGGGGGCGGGCAGGACCTGGTCTTCCCCCACCACGAGAACGAGATAGCGCAGAGCGAGGCGTTCACCGGCAAGACCCCCTTCGCCCGCTACTGGGTGCACAACGGCCTGCTCCAGGTGTCCGAAGACAAGATGAGCAAGTCGCTCGGGAACATCGTACCGGTGCGGGACGCGCTGGCGCGGTTCAGCCCCGACGCCATGCGCCTGTTTGTCCTCTCCTCGCACTACCACAAACCCCTCACCTATGATGAGGCGGCCATCGCCAGCATGGAGCGCGGCGCGGCGCGCCTGCGGAGCGCCGTGGAAGTCCCGGGAAGCGGCGCGGCGGACGCGCTGGACCCCCAACCCTACCGTGACCGGTTCACCACCAGCATGGACGATGATTTCAATACGCCCCAGGCGCAGGCGGCGCTGTTTGACCTGGCGCGTGAGGTCAACCGCGCCCGGGACGCGGGCGTGGACGTGGCCCAGGCCCAGACAGCGCTGCGGGAGATGGCGGGCGTGCTGGGACTGACGCTGCGCCCCCGCGAGGGCGGCGACCTGCTGGAAGCCCAGCCGTTCATCGATCTGCTGGTGGAGACGCGGAAGGGACTGCGCGCGGCCAGGCAATACGCCCTCGCCGACAGCATCCGCGACCGGCTCACCGAATTGGGAGTGGTGCTGGAAGACGGCCCGCAGGGCACGTTGTGGAAGCATAAGGGGCCGTAG